TGATTTCGATCAGCTTAAGTTTCTTCCTGTCACGACAAGTACCTACGATGGTTTAACTATCGATCAATTACCCCATACTTTCTGTTTTGCATCTTTTAGATCATGAAGCTCGGGGCATGATGGAAATTATGCGGATCTACGATGACACATTTGACTGTAACCGCAAACTGCCCTCACCTCCTATGAGCTTGCCTATTACCGCAGAGCCCAATCGTGTTCATTAATGAGCAGTTTTACAAGTTTTATTCAGCCTAGAGCAATATGGGCTTTTTGTTTGCCTATCTGCCTTGCATGTTGCAAAATATCAGGATTAATGATTTGTGAAAATATACCCAGAGGCTAAACATGGCAACATCTACTGCTTTTATACTCTTCACTCTAAATGGTGTAGATGCGCAAAAATTCCTTCAGGGTCAAGTGACTTTAAATACTGAAGCATTAGCCGAAAACCAGACGCGTTATACTGCCATCTGTAGCTTAAAAGGGCGTATTCAGTTTGGGTTGTGGCTAAAGAAAATCAATTCAGAAAGCTTTGAAATTGTCACCACCCAAGACCAAGCCGAAGAATTTGCCAAACATATTAAAAAATTCGGGGCTTTTTCAAAAATGAAACTGGAAGAAGTCGGCACGGTTTATCCGACTTTACACGGTGAGCATACTGAATTTTCCCCAGCCGAAGCTGATATTGCCCTGTGGAAACAGCAAGCTATTCGAGCCGGACAAGCTTGGATTGAAGCAGATATTGCCGGAGAGTTTCAGCCGCAGGAATTACGTCTGCATCAGCGTGAAGGGGTGAATTACGACAAAGGGTGCTATTTAGGGCAGGAAGTGGTGGCACGCCTGTGGTTTAAAGCCAAACCAAAAGCCTGGTTGCATCTCATTCAAGGTACAGGCCCTGCGCCTGCACAAGCTGAACAGTTAAATCGAGGTGTCCAGGTGGTCAACAGTACCGCATGTGAAAATAGCTATATTGCACTGGTGGTTGCCCGCCCTGAAGCTTTGACTGAACTGGATGTGACGGTTTTGGATTTACCTGAAAGCTTAAGTGGCGATGTGGCGCGTCCGCAGTAAGTGCTTTTATTTTAAAACTCATCCAAAAAGCCAAGCCTCTACGCTTGGCTTTTTAGTTTCTGTTTCTCGTTTAATCTTGTTTTTTAACTGTGTATTCAGGGAGTATCTGCAGACTTTAAAGATAAAATCGATGCATAATTGATGCTGAAAATACAGATTAATGCCTAATTTTAAATTATTTACCAGTCAAACAACTGTTTTTTATTTCGTGACAAATTCCTTATTTACAAAGTCCAAAATCCTTTTATGATGGAAGGACAATGATTAAAACCACACCATGGAATCAGGTGTAAAAAATATTAAGGTTATAGGAACCATGAAGAAAAA
The nucleotide sequence above comes from Acinetobacter sp. 10FS3-1. Encoded proteins:
- a CDS encoding YgfZ/GcvT domain-containing protein, yielding MATSTAFILFTLNGVDAQKFLQGQVTLNTEALAENQTRYTAICSLKGRIQFGLWLKKINSESFEIVTTQDQAEEFAKHIKKFGAFSKMKLEEVGTVYPTLHGEHTEFSPAEADIALWKQQAIRAGQAWIEADIAGEFQPQELRLHQREGVNYDKGCYLGQEVVARLWFKAKPKAWLHLIQGTGPAPAQAEQLNRGVQVVNSTACENSYIALVVARPEALTELDVTVLDLPESLSGDVARPQ